In Antedon mediterranea chromosome 10, ecAntMedi1.1, whole genome shotgun sequence, one genomic interval encodes:
- the LOC140060385 gene encoding BRO1 domain-containing protein BROX-like isoform X3: MAHWFHRNPLKASIVLSFDLGIQATTPLARKICNETRDARAALMQLLPDPGNEVTTIQNATEKYLSLLEGFIVAPQGSSQASSPPPQLEPTPEGEMSMEEGGAMNEPSGGFDGESKLRHAFRIKWSNTLISKLVEQNDLVFEKISILYNVALWYTKHAAKLAGSKQEVEEDEAKEVHRALRTAAGIFKHIEESLVPQLKEEGVAISDLDTRILSAYTLQCTAEAQEVTLARAIELEHSASLISALAHETARLFQKARDSLKSIEDPAVTKWSLYFNLKFAFYLSYAHCYNCKVLLNKEKCGEAIRSVKESDTFYEKCKIVCEEYAKAKGPGTIAKPEQHLFFRRFGPDVKRTLEKVERENSFIFYQKIPEEVPELELKATYGLASPQEYAPTGLNQNWTPQIYDGFHMSANSAPAQKDENVTPIKEKDIKPTDKDPKNNSGCVVS, translated from the exons ATGGCTCATTGGTTTCATCGGAATCCTCTCAAAGCTTCGATTGTTTTAAGTTTTGATCTTGGAATTCAAGCGACTACTCCACTAGCAAGAAAGATATGCAA TGAAACACGAGATGCTAGAGCTGCCCTTATGCAGCTTCTACCAGACCCAGGCAACGAGGTAACAACCATCCAAAATGCTACAGAAAAGTACCTATCCTTACTTGAAGGGTTTATTGTTGCCCCTCAAGGCAGTTCACAAGCATCATCTCCCCCACCACAACTAGAACCTACCCCTGAGGGTGAAATGAGCATGGAGGAAGGAGGTGCCATGAATGAGCCTAGCGGAGGGTTTGACGGAGAAAGTAAACTAAGACATGCATTTAGGATTAAGTGGTCCAACACATTGATATCAAAACTTGT aGAACAAAACGATTTAGTGTTTGAGAAGAttagtattttgtataatgttGCTCTATGGTATACTAAGCATGCAGCTAAACTTGCTGGAAGCAAACAGGA GGTTGAAGAAGATGAGGCTAAAGAAGTTCACAGAGCACTGCGAACTGCTGCTGGAATATTTAAGCATATAGAG gAAAGTCTTGTACCACAATTAAAAGAAGAGGGTGTTGCCATTTCTGATCTGGATACCAGAATATTGAGTGCATATACTTTACAATGTACAGCTGAAGCACAGGAAG TAACCTTAGCTAGAGCGATTGAATTGGAACACAGTGCAAGTTTAATCTCGGCCCTAGCTCATGAGACTGCAAGATTGTTTCAAAAAGCGCGAGACTCGCTTAAAAGTATAGAAGATCCGGCCGTCACAAAGTGGAGCCTTTATTTTAATCTTAAATTCGCTTTTTATCTCTCATAC GCTCATTGTTACAATTGTAAAGTGTTGCTGAATAAGGAAAAGTGTGGTGAAGCCATTCGTTCAGTCAAAGAAAGTGATACGT TTTATGAAAAGTGTAAAATAGTGTGTGAAGAATATGCTAAAGCAAAAGGCCCAGGAACAATAGCAAAGCCTGAACAACACTTGTTCTTTAGAAGGTTTGGTCCAGATGTGAAAAGAACATTGGAAAAAGTTGAAAGAGAAAATTCTTTTAT ATTTTATCAGAAGATCCCAGAAGAAGTACCAGAGCTTGAATTAAAAGCTACTTATGGACTAGCTAGTCCACAGGAGTATGCCCCCACAGGCCTAAACCAAAATTGGACTCCTCAAATCTACGATGGATTCCACATGTCTGCCAATTCCGCTCCTGCTCAG aaGGATGAGAATGTTACTCCTATTAAAGAGAAGGACATCAAACCAACGGATAAGGATCCTAAAAACAACAGTGGCTGTGTCGTCTCTTAA
- the LOC140060385 gene encoding BRO1 domain-containing protein BROX-like isoform X4, translating into MAHWFHRNPLKASIVLSFDLGIQATTPLARKICNETRDARAALMQLLPDPGNEVTTIQNATEKYLSLLEGFIVAPQGSSQASSPPPQLEPTPEGEMSMEEGGAMNEPSGGFDGESKLRHAFRIKWSNTLISKLVEQNDLVFEKISILYNVALWYTKHAAKLAGSKQEVEEDEAKEVHRALRTAAGIFKHIEESLVPQLKEEGVAISDLDTRILSAYTLQCTAEAQEVTLARAIELEHSASLISALAHETARLFQKARDSLKSIEDPAVTKWSLYFNLKFAFYLSYAHCYNCKVLLNKEKCGEAIRSVKESDTFYEKCKIVCEEYAKAKGPGTIAKPEQHLFFRRFGPDVKRTLEKVERENSFIFYQKIPEEVPELELKATYGLASPQEYAPTGLNQNWTPQIYDGFHMSANSAPAQDENVTPIKEKDIKPTDKDPKNNSGCVVS; encoded by the exons ATGGCTCATTGGTTTCATCGGAATCCTCTCAAAGCTTCGATTGTTTTAAGTTTTGATCTTGGAATTCAAGCGACTACTCCACTAGCAAGAAAGATATGCAA TGAAACACGAGATGCTAGAGCTGCCCTTATGCAGCTTCTACCAGACCCAGGCAACGAGGTAACAACCATCCAAAATGCTACAGAAAAGTACCTATCCTTACTTGAAGGGTTTATTGTTGCCCCTCAAGGCAGTTCACAAGCATCATCTCCCCCACCACAACTAGAACCTACCCCTGAGGGTGAAATGAGCATGGAGGAAGGAGGTGCCATGAATGAGCCTAGCGGAGGGTTTGACGGAGAAAGTAAACTAAGACATGCATTTAGGATTAAGTGGTCCAACACATTGATATCAAAACTTGT aGAACAAAACGATTTAGTGTTTGAGAAGAttagtattttgtataatgttGCTCTATGGTATACTAAGCATGCAGCTAAACTTGCTGGAAGCAAACAGGA GGTTGAAGAAGATGAGGCTAAAGAAGTTCACAGAGCACTGCGAACTGCTGCTGGAATATTTAAGCATATAGAG gAAAGTCTTGTACCACAATTAAAAGAAGAGGGTGTTGCCATTTCTGATCTGGATACCAGAATATTGAGTGCATATACTTTACAATGTACAGCTGAAGCACAGGAAG TAACCTTAGCTAGAGCGATTGAATTGGAACACAGTGCAAGTTTAATCTCGGCCCTAGCTCATGAGACTGCAAGATTGTTTCAAAAAGCGCGAGACTCGCTTAAAAGTATAGAAGATCCGGCCGTCACAAAGTGGAGCCTTTATTTTAATCTTAAATTCGCTTTTTATCTCTCATAC GCTCATTGTTACAATTGTAAAGTGTTGCTGAATAAGGAAAAGTGTGGTGAAGCCATTCGTTCAGTCAAAGAAAGTGATACGT TTTATGAAAAGTGTAAAATAGTGTGTGAAGAATATGCTAAAGCAAAAGGCCCAGGAACAATAGCAAAGCCTGAACAACACTTGTTCTTTAGAAGGTTTGGTCCAGATGTGAAAAGAACATTGGAAAAAGTTGAAAGAGAAAATTCTTTTAT ATTTTATCAGAAGATCCCAGAAGAAGTACCAGAGCTTGAATTAAAAGCTACTTATGGACTAGCTAGTCCACAGGAGTATGCCCCCACAGGCCTAAACCAAAATTGGACTCCTCAAATCTACGATGGATTCCACATGTCTGCCAATTCCGCTCCTGCTCAG GATGAGAATGTTACTCCTATTAAAGAGAAGGACATCAAACCAACGGATAAGGATCCTAAAAACAACAGTGGCTGTGTCGTCTCTTAA
- the LOC140060385 gene encoding BRO1 domain-containing protein BROX-like isoform X5: MAHWFHRNPLKASIVLSFDLGIQATTPLARKICNETRDARAALMQLLPDPGNEVTTIQNATEKYLSLLEGFIVAPQGSSQASSPPPQLEPTPEGEMSMEEGGAMNEPSGGFDGESKLRHAFRIKWSNTLISKLVEQNDLVFEKISILYNVALWYTKHAAKLAGSKQEVEEDEAKEVHRALRTAAGIFKHIEESLVPQLKEEGVAISDLDTRILSAYTLQCTAEAQEVTLARAIELEHSASLISALAHETARLFQKARDSLKSIEDPAVTKWSLYFNLKFAFYLSYAHCYNCKVLLNKEKCGEAIRSVKESDTFYEKCKIVCEEYAKAKGPGTIAKPEQHLFFRRFGPDVKRTLEKVERENSFIFYQKIPEEVPELELKATYGLASPQEYAPTGLNQNWTPQIYDGFHMSANSAPAQARHSSQQSEERTT, encoded by the exons ATGGCTCATTGGTTTCATCGGAATCCTCTCAAAGCTTCGATTGTTTTAAGTTTTGATCTTGGAATTCAAGCGACTACTCCACTAGCAAGAAAGATATGCAA TGAAACACGAGATGCTAGAGCTGCCCTTATGCAGCTTCTACCAGACCCAGGCAACGAGGTAACAACCATCCAAAATGCTACAGAAAAGTACCTATCCTTACTTGAAGGGTTTATTGTTGCCCCTCAAGGCAGTTCACAAGCATCATCTCCCCCACCACAACTAGAACCTACCCCTGAGGGTGAAATGAGCATGGAGGAAGGAGGTGCCATGAATGAGCCTAGCGGAGGGTTTGACGGAGAAAGTAAACTAAGACATGCATTTAGGATTAAGTGGTCCAACACATTGATATCAAAACTTGT aGAACAAAACGATTTAGTGTTTGAGAAGAttagtattttgtataatgttGCTCTATGGTATACTAAGCATGCAGCTAAACTTGCTGGAAGCAAACAGGA GGTTGAAGAAGATGAGGCTAAAGAAGTTCACAGAGCACTGCGAACTGCTGCTGGAATATTTAAGCATATAGAG gAAAGTCTTGTACCACAATTAAAAGAAGAGGGTGTTGCCATTTCTGATCTGGATACCAGAATATTGAGTGCATATACTTTACAATGTACAGCTGAAGCACAGGAAG TAACCTTAGCTAGAGCGATTGAATTGGAACACAGTGCAAGTTTAATCTCGGCCCTAGCTCATGAGACTGCAAGATTGTTTCAAAAAGCGCGAGACTCGCTTAAAAGTATAGAAGATCCGGCCGTCACAAAGTGGAGCCTTTATTTTAATCTTAAATTCGCTTTTTATCTCTCATAC GCTCATTGTTACAATTGTAAAGTGTTGCTGAATAAGGAAAAGTGTGGTGAAGCCATTCGTTCAGTCAAAGAAAGTGATACGT TTTATGAAAAGTGTAAAATAGTGTGTGAAGAATATGCTAAAGCAAAAGGCCCAGGAACAATAGCAAAGCCTGAACAACACTTGTTCTTTAGAAGGTTTGGTCCAGATGTGAAAAGAACATTGGAAAAAGTTGAAAGAGAAAATTCTTTTAT ATTTTATCAGAAGATCCCAGAAGAAGTACCAGAGCTTGAATTAAAAGCTACTTATGGACTAGCTAGTCCACAGGAGTATGCCCCCACAGGCCTAAACCAAAATTGGACTCCTCAAATCTACGATGGATTCCACATGTCTGCCAATTCCGCTCCTGCTCAG GCGAGACATTCAAGCCAGCAGTCTGAAGAGAGAACAACATGA
- the LOC140060798 gene encoding prolyl-tRNA synthetase associated domain-containing protein 1-like, with translation MAAEGNPEHSGQAELMAFLEKEGIVTKTYEHPEVFTVDEMMPYLEKLNLEGAVSKNFFVRDKKKRNHWLITAHHYQSVNLNTLGKKLGASGGIRFADESVLKEKVGVGQGCVTPLAVLNDKKGEVKLVVEADFLKEGKHKHLHFHPMVNSATLAITPSDFVKFVKATGHEPIVVDMTEPTDC, from the exons ATGGCTGCTGAAGGTAATCCAGAACACAGTGGACAAGCTGAATTGATGGCATTCTTAGAGAAGGAGGGAATTGTAACAAAAACATATGAACATCCTGAa GTTTTTACTGTAGATGAAATGATGCCATATTTGGAGAAACTGAACCTAGAGGGCGCAGTAAGCAAGAACTTCTTTGTAAGGGACAAAAAGAAACGTAATCATTGGTTGATAACTGCGCATCACTACCAATCGGTAAATTTAAACACACTTGGCAAGAAACTTGGTGCATCCGGAGGAATACGCTTTGCAGATGAAAGTGTACTGAAAGAAAAAGTTGGAGTTGGCCAGGGTTGTGTGACACCACTCGCTGTTTTAAACGACAAAAAGGGCGAGGTTAAGTTGGTAGTTGAGGCAGATTTCTTAAAGGAAGGAAAACATAAGCATCTACATTTCCACCCAATGGTTAACAGCGCTACATTGGCAATAACGCCGTCGGATTTTGTTAAATTTGTCAAAGCTACTGGACATGAACCAATAGTGGTTGATATGACAGAGCCCACAGATTGCTAA
- the LOC140060385 gene encoding BRO1 domain-containing protein BROX-like isoform X1, protein MAHWFHRNPLKASIVLSFDLGIQATTPLARKICNETRDARAALMQLLPDPGNEVTTIQNATEKYLSLLEGFIVAPQGSSQASSPPPQLEPTPEGEMSMEEGGAMNEPSGGFDGESKLRHAFRIKWSNTLISKLVEQNDLVFEKISILYNVALWYTKHAAKLAGSKQEVEEDEAKEVHRALRTAAGIFKHIEESLVPQLKEEGVAISDLDTRILSAYTLQCTAEAQEVTLARAIELEHSASLISALAHETARLFQKARDSLKSIEDPAVTKWSLYFNLKFAFYLSYAHCYNCKVLLNKEKCGEAIRSVKESDTFYEKCKIVCEEYAKAKGPGTIAKPEQHLFFRRFGPDVKRTLEKVERENSFIFYQKIPEEVPELELKATYGLASPQEYAPTGLNQNWTPQIYDGFHMSANSAPAQTQNDEDEFPGVNLFNNFLNFWGFSKDENVTPIKEKDIKPTDKDPKNNSGCVVS, encoded by the exons ATGGCTCATTGGTTTCATCGGAATCCTCTCAAAGCTTCGATTGTTTTAAGTTTTGATCTTGGAATTCAAGCGACTACTCCACTAGCAAGAAAGATATGCAA TGAAACACGAGATGCTAGAGCTGCCCTTATGCAGCTTCTACCAGACCCAGGCAACGAGGTAACAACCATCCAAAATGCTACAGAAAAGTACCTATCCTTACTTGAAGGGTTTATTGTTGCCCCTCAAGGCAGTTCACAAGCATCATCTCCCCCACCACAACTAGAACCTACCCCTGAGGGTGAAATGAGCATGGAGGAAGGAGGTGCCATGAATGAGCCTAGCGGAGGGTTTGACGGAGAAAGTAAACTAAGACATGCATTTAGGATTAAGTGGTCCAACACATTGATATCAAAACTTGT aGAACAAAACGATTTAGTGTTTGAGAAGAttagtattttgtataatgttGCTCTATGGTATACTAAGCATGCAGCTAAACTTGCTGGAAGCAAACAGGA GGTTGAAGAAGATGAGGCTAAAGAAGTTCACAGAGCACTGCGAACTGCTGCTGGAATATTTAAGCATATAGAG gAAAGTCTTGTACCACAATTAAAAGAAGAGGGTGTTGCCATTTCTGATCTGGATACCAGAATATTGAGTGCATATACTTTACAATGTACAGCTGAAGCACAGGAAG TAACCTTAGCTAGAGCGATTGAATTGGAACACAGTGCAAGTTTAATCTCGGCCCTAGCTCATGAGACTGCAAGATTGTTTCAAAAAGCGCGAGACTCGCTTAAAAGTATAGAAGATCCGGCCGTCACAAAGTGGAGCCTTTATTTTAATCTTAAATTCGCTTTTTATCTCTCATAC GCTCATTGTTACAATTGTAAAGTGTTGCTGAATAAGGAAAAGTGTGGTGAAGCCATTCGTTCAGTCAAAGAAAGTGATACGT TTTATGAAAAGTGTAAAATAGTGTGTGAAGAATATGCTAAAGCAAAAGGCCCAGGAACAATAGCAAAGCCTGAACAACACTTGTTCTTTAGAAGGTTTGGTCCAGATGTGAAAAGAACATTGGAAAAAGTTGAAAGAGAAAATTCTTTTAT ATTTTATCAGAAGATCCCAGAAGAAGTACCAGAGCTTGAATTAAAAGCTACTTATGGACTAGCTAGTCCACAGGAGTATGCCCCCACAGGCCTAAACCAAAATTGGACTCCTCAAATCTACGATGGATTCCACATGTCTGCCAATTCCGCTCCTGCTCAG ACTCAAAATGATGAGGATGAATTCCCTggtgtaaatttatttaataattttctaaatttttggGGGTTTTCG aaGGATGAGAATGTTACTCCTATTAAAGAGAAGGACATCAAACCAACGGATAAGGATCCTAAAAACAACAGTGGCTGTGTCGTCTCTTAA
- the LOC140060385 gene encoding BRO1 domain-containing protein BROX-like isoform X2, giving the protein MAHWFHRNPLKASIVLSFDLGIQATTPLARKICNETRDARAALMQLLPDPGNEVTTIQNATEKYLSLLEGFIVAPQGSSQASSPPPQLEPTPEGEMSMEEGGAMNEPSGGFDGESKLRHAFRIKWSNTLISKLVEQNDLVFEKISILYNVALWYTKHAAKLAGSKQEVEEDEAKEVHRALRTAAGIFKHIEESLVPQLKEEGVAISDLDTRILSAYTLQCTAEAQEVTLARAIELEHSASLISALAHETARLFQKARDSLKSIEDPAVTKWSLYFNLKFAFYLSYAHCYNCKVLLNKEKCGEAIRSVKESDTFYEKCKIVCEEYAKAKGPGTIAKPEQHLFFRRFGPDVKRTLEKVERENSFIFYQKIPEEVPELELKATYGLASPQEYAPTGLNQNWTPQIYDGFHMSANSAPAQTQNDEDEFPGVNLFNNFLNFWGFSDENVTPIKEKDIKPTDKDPKNNSGCVVS; this is encoded by the exons ATGGCTCATTGGTTTCATCGGAATCCTCTCAAAGCTTCGATTGTTTTAAGTTTTGATCTTGGAATTCAAGCGACTACTCCACTAGCAAGAAAGATATGCAA TGAAACACGAGATGCTAGAGCTGCCCTTATGCAGCTTCTACCAGACCCAGGCAACGAGGTAACAACCATCCAAAATGCTACAGAAAAGTACCTATCCTTACTTGAAGGGTTTATTGTTGCCCCTCAAGGCAGTTCACAAGCATCATCTCCCCCACCACAACTAGAACCTACCCCTGAGGGTGAAATGAGCATGGAGGAAGGAGGTGCCATGAATGAGCCTAGCGGAGGGTTTGACGGAGAAAGTAAACTAAGACATGCATTTAGGATTAAGTGGTCCAACACATTGATATCAAAACTTGT aGAACAAAACGATTTAGTGTTTGAGAAGAttagtattttgtataatgttGCTCTATGGTATACTAAGCATGCAGCTAAACTTGCTGGAAGCAAACAGGA GGTTGAAGAAGATGAGGCTAAAGAAGTTCACAGAGCACTGCGAACTGCTGCTGGAATATTTAAGCATATAGAG gAAAGTCTTGTACCACAATTAAAAGAAGAGGGTGTTGCCATTTCTGATCTGGATACCAGAATATTGAGTGCATATACTTTACAATGTACAGCTGAAGCACAGGAAG TAACCTTAGCTAGAGCGATTGAATTGGAACACAGTGCAAGTTTAATCTCGGCCCTAGCTCATGAGACTGCAAGATTGTTTCAAAAAGCGCGAGACTCGCTTAAAAGTATAGAAGATCCGGCCGTCACAAAGTGGAGCCTTTATTTTAATCTTAAATTCGCTTTTTATCTCTCATAC GCTCATTGTTACAATTGTAAAGTGTTGCTGAATAAGGAAAAGTGTGGTGAAGCCATTCGTTCAGTCAAAGAAAGTGATACGT TTTATGAAAAGTGTAAAATAGTGTGTGAAGAATATGCTAAAGCAAAAGGCCCAGGAACAATAGCAAAGCCTGAACAACACTTGTTCTTTAGAAGGTTTGGTCCAGATGTGAAAAGAACATTGGAAAAAGTTGAAAGAGAAAATTCTTTTAT ATTTTATCAGAAGATCCCAGAAGAAGTACCAGAGCTTGAATTAAAAGCTACTTATGGACTAGCTAGTCCACAGGAGTATGCCCCCACAGGCCTAAACCAAAATTGGACTCCTCAAATCTACGATGGATTCCACATGTCTGCCAATTCCGCTCCTGCTCAG ACTCAAAATGATGAGGATGAATTCCCTggtgtaaatttatttaataattttctaaatttttggGGGTTTTCG GATGAGAATGTTACTCCTATTAAAGAGAAGGACATCAAACCAACGGATAAGGATCCTAAAAACAACAGTGGCTGTGTCGTCTCTTAA